The following nucleotide sequence is from Bacteroidales bacterium.
AGATTTTTTCCCATTTCTGTGCTCAAAATTAAACTTTTTTTTCGGGTAGCCTATTGTGACGTCTGTCAACATTCATATGACGGATAAAGTCTTTTCAGTTTGATGTGTGCCTTTTCCGTTGCGAACAGCCGGTTAATATTCTTGTTGAACCCATTGGGAGCCTGCTCCCAGGCTCCAACTTCATCCCGGACTTGTTAAATTGAGTCTATTCTCCGTCCTAAACATTGATTATTCAATACAATAATTTTAATCTCAGCCATATTCAGCCAGCTCCCATGTTTCGGAGTATATACAAACTCAAATCGATCCAAAATCCGTTTTGCTTCTGCCGGTTCAAATCGATCGAACTTGACTCCTCGGCTACGTGTGTCATTTTAAGGAAAAGATTTTGATTAGAGATTTTGATGGGTTCTATTCTTCCTTAATAATTTGACGGAAGAAGTTCTTCGAGGCGATTAGCTTTCCAATCCGGAATAACAGAGAGAAAATGAATAAGCCACTGCCAGGAATCGACCCCGTTAATTTTGCAAGAACCCAATAATGAATATATCATGGTTGCGTGCTGGGCAGCATCGTGGTTTTCGGCAGAAAGATGGGTTTCATGGGTTGACAGGTTTGAATATAAGCTCTATGAAATATTCAATTTTATTCTCAATAATGATCACTGATTTTTTTTCGCTGTCTTTTTGCGAGGTAACCTTAAGGATCGCGTTTTTAAGAGAAGAAGGTTGGTAGGGGTTGAATTTAGCAGTCGGGATGATGGTTTCTTTAGAATAGGGAAGATCGGCTGCAATGACCTTGCAATTCTGTTGAATAGCTTCTATCAATGGCAGACCGAAACTTTCGTTTAAAGAGGGGTAAACTAAATATTCGGATGATCGATATAGCGTTAACAATTCTCTTTGGGTGATGATACCATGGTTTAGGATTTTCAA
It contains:
- a CDS encoding glycosyltransferase, with protein sequence MKELLMTKLRIPSTNVEVLPFFCLSEQINPLISTKSPNSFIFPSTGLSHKNHFVLLKTWELLHQEGHNFELHLTIPETDYKLIKLISNLKAKGLKILNHGIITQRELLTLYRSSEYLVYPSLNESFGLPLIEAIQQNCKVIAADLPYSKETIIPTAKFNPYQPSSLKNAILKVTSQKDSEKKSVIIIENKIEYFIELIFKPVNP